A genomic region of Papaver somniferum cultivar HN1 chromosome 7, ASM357369v1, whole genome shotgun sequence contains the following coding sequences:
- the LOC113294598 gene encoding uncharacterized protein LOC113294598 encodes MVWVQFPGLSLEYWDEATLFTISKAIGILIKVDAATLHFQSGYYAKVLIEIDLAKTIPNKLWIITRYGAFSQGVILTKLPKFCSKCKILGHLTTECRASQHSARESNINQIEKDIIIKQKQRSPSSTLDPHEHTSNPSVQFHIIEDSDNTSTSQNIIEVSNSVHDPSSVHTSEVININTTMELINPTSGINITSNPFEVLQENESDSENGEIKEVSTANLLEFGSISQTIAIIPKAFISNLTNDEVTNQCITVEVGGVLVTEVHTNSYTINRKELWQDLCDISLMDKPWLILGDFNIVFSIDEKKRRAGSKRILCNLDRALYNLKWLVKFNGWNYKVGTRGISDHSPIIGADAVIHRALNPPFRFQKMWLTYPDFMQVILDSWKEEIYGDPIYVFMNKLKRLKNFLKMWNWEVFGDVMENLRKAEEKVMEETLKYDSDPNDINMLNNLVTARGKYDMAANNYNTFLGDKARINWIQDGDVNSKFFHTSIKLRQAQNSISEIEDYTGNLITDQNGISNVLIDYFSKKFAHQDVHINESFFEVVPNVITTDDNSYLEDGFTSALYRYAWEVIKGDLVAAIQYCWQSNVIPSGMNSNFLVLIPKVHGAKNAKQSIHEQVLLASELVNELSVKRRGGNLGLKLDISQAYDTMSWDFLYRALIKFGFSSNFCDWIMILLNTSKMSIMLNGGPIGFFGVGRGLKKGDPLSPILFIIAGDILSRNIHKLVQDKKVQPMVIRNGIHPTHLFFVDDIFLFCNGNMRSINHLKRLLLEYQEATGQIINTSKSRCFVGGTSSVRKRQIVDFFHIDISHFPDKYLGMMLVQGKVKSSHLWNLIEYMHHRLSTWSGRLLSFQARFTLVKSVLCSIPVYNMFIYKWPSKVVDTCERIIRNYLWSGNAEDRKCITLKWNTVCIPFEEGGLGIRRLEDMNKALLMKFLWNMLQSEDEWALFFLAKYTDKNGNWISYYKRSSIWPGIRWIIQDFNDLTRWDVGDGKQISLWNDRCIYDDPISKLYLDHPVITLNPNLKVSSLIVNGQWMIPENFLQIIHTDQLPVLRNGAYTLIWCNSHSGVFSVVDAMKKISSHMPILHWHKKIWNSAVFPSISANIWKLTREACATDENLTKKGFHMVSRCCICHSDIDSLNPILWNCKFSKLLWKRLGGDLGVLTNYIVEFIASIRALEWALDNQKLKGILQTDSKACVISLMNKQIPWFLVEKWQRVISGLQSICYRHVYRG; translated from the exons ATGGTATGGGTTCAATTTCCTGGACTCAGTTTGGAATACTGGGATGAGGCAACTTTATTCACTATCAGCAAAGCAATTGGAATTCTAATCAAGGTGGATGCAGCTACTTTACATTTTCAGAGTGGGTATTATGCTAAAGTGTTAATTGAGATTGATTTGGCTAAGACAATTCCTAATAAACTTTGGATAATCACAAGGTATGGAGCTTTCTCTCAAGGAGTTATTCTTACTAAACTTCCTAAATTCTGTTCTAAATGCAAAATTCTTGGACACTTAACAACTGAATGTAGAGCTTCACAGCACTCTGCCAGAGAAAGTAATATTAATCAAATTGAGAAGGATATTATTATAAAACAGAAACAAAGATCTCCTTCCTCAACCTTGGATCCTCATGAGCATACTTCAAATCCTTCTGTTCAATTTCATATCATTGAAGACTCTGATAATACTTCAACTTCTCAGAATATTATTGAAGTTTCTAATTCTGTCCATGATCCTTCCTCTGTCCACACAAGTGAAGTGATTAATATTAATACTACTATGGAACTCATCAATCCTACTTCTGGTATAAATATTACAAGTAATCCCTTTGAAGTCCTACAAGAGAATGAAAGTGACTCTGAAAATGGTGAAATCAAAGAGGTTAGTACAGCTAATCTTTTAGAATTTGGCTCTATTTCTCAAACTATTGCTATTATTCCAAAGGCTTTTATTAGTAATCTGACAAATGATGAA GTAACTAATCAATGCATTACTGTTGAAGTTGGTGGGGTTCTTGTGACAGAAGTACATACTAATTCTTACACTATTAATAGAAAAGAATTGTGGCAAGATTTGTGTGATATTAGTCTTATGGATAAACCTTGGTTAATCCTAGGTGATTTTAACATAGTTTTTTCTATAGATGAGAAAAAAAGGAG GGCTGGAAGTAAGAGAATTCTTTGCAACCTTGATAGAGCTTTGTATAACTTGAAATGGTTGGTCAAATTTAATGGTTGGAATTATAAAGTTGGTACTAGAGGAATTTCTGACCATAGTCCTATTATTGGTGCTGATGCTGTCATTCATAGAGCTCTCAATCCTCCATTtagatttcaaaaaatgtggCTGACTTATCCTGATTTTATGCAAGTGATCTTAGACTCTTGGAAAGAAGAAATCTATGGCGATCCCATTTATGTATTTATGAATAAacttaaaagattgaaaaattttctaaaaatgtgGAATTGGGAGGTTTTTGGTGATGTGATGGAAAATCTTAGAAAAGCTGAAGAAAAGGTGATGGAGGAAACTTTGAAATATGATAGTGATCCTAATGATATTAATATGCTTAATAACCTTGTGACTGCTAGAGGGAAGTATGATATGGCTGCCAATAATTATAATACTTTCCTCGGAGATAAAGCTAGGATCAACTGGATTCAGGATGGGGATGTTAATTCTAAATTTTTCCATACTAGTATCAAGCTAAGACAAGCTCAAAACTCTATATCTGAAATAGAAGATTATACTGGTAATCTTATTACTGATCAAAATGGTATCTCAAATGTGCTAATTGATTATTTTAGCAAGAAATTTGCTCATCAGGATGTTCATATAAATGAATCTTTCTTTGAAGTTGTTCCTAATGTCATAACTACTGATGATAATTCTTACTTAGAAG ATGGTTTCACTAGTGCCCTTTACAGATATGCTTGGGAGGTTATAAAAGGTGATCTAGTAGCTGCAATTCAATACTGTTGGCAGAGTAATGTCATTCCTAGTGGTATGAATTCTAACTTTCTTGTTTTAATTCCAAAGGTGCATGGTGCTAAGAATGCTAAGCA GAGTATACATGAACAAGTTTTGCTTGCTTCTGAGTTAGTTAATGAACTGTCAGTTAAAAGAAGAGGAGGCAATTTGGGACTCAAATTGGATATTTCTCAGGCCTATGATACCATGAGTTGGGATTTCCTCTATAGAGCTCTTATTAAATTTGGGTTTTCCTCTAATTTCTGTGATTGGATTATGATCCTTCTTAATACTTCTAAAATGTCTATTATGTTAAATGGTGGCCCTATTGGTTTCTTTGGAGTTGGCAGAGGTCTTAAgaaaggtgatcctctttcacctatCCTCTTTATTATAGCTGGAGATATCTTAAGTAGGAATATTCACAAGTTGGTTCAAGATAAGAAAGTTCAACCTATGGTGATAAGAAATGGTATTCATCCTACACACTTATTCTTTGTTGatgatattttcttgttttgtaatGGAAATATGAGGAGTATTAATCATCTCAAAAGGTTATTGCTTGAATACCAAGAAGCAACTGGCCAAATTATAAATACTTCTAAAAGTAGATGCTTTGTGGGTGGCACTTCTTCTGTGAGGAAAAGACAAATTGTTGATTTCTTTCATATAGATATTTCACATTTCCCTGACAAATATCTAGGTATGATGTTAGTTCAAGGGAAAGTGAAATCTTCTCATCTTTGGAACTTAATAGAATATATGCATCACAGATTGTCTACTTGGAGTGGCAGATTATTAAGCTTTCAAGCTAGATTTACATTGGTCAAATCTGTTCTTTGTAGTATTCCAGTGTATAACATGTTCATTTATAAATGGCCAAGCAAAGTAGTGGATACTTGTGAAAGGATTATTAGGAACTACTTGTGGTCTGGTAATGCCGAGGACAGAAAATGTATCACTCTTAAATGGAACACAGTTTGCATTCCTTTTGAAGAAGGTGGTCTGGGAATCAGGAGGCTAGAAGACATGAATAAAGCTTTATTAATGAAATTCCTTTGGAATATGCTTCAATCTGAAGATGAATGGGCTCTATTTTTTCTAGCTAAATACACTGACAAGAATGGTAACTGGATTTCTTATTACAAGAGATCTTCAATTTGGCCTGGCATTAGATGGATAATTCAGGACTTTAATGATCTTACAAGATGGGATGTTGGTGATGGTAAACAAATATCTCTCTGGAATGATAGATGTATTTATGATGATCCCATTAGCAAATTGTATCTTGATCACCCAGTAATTACTTTAAATCCTAATCTGAAAGTCAGTAGCTTAATTGTGAATGGTCAATGGATGATCCCTGAAAATTTTCTCCAAATTATTCATACTGACCAGCTCCCTGTTCTTAGAAATGGTGCATATACTCTAATATGGTGTAACAGTCATTCTGGAGTGTTCTCAGTTGTTGATGCAATGAAGAAAATCAGTTCCCACATGCCTATATTGCACTGGCATAAAAAAATCTGGAATTCTGCAGTTTTTCCTTCTATCTCAGCTAACATTTGGAAACTTACAAGAGAAGCATGTGCAACTGATGAAAATTTGACTAAAAAGGGTTTCCATATGGTGTCAAGATGCTGCATTTGTCACTCTGATATTGATTCTCTGAATCCCATTCTATGGAATTGCAAATTCAGTAAGCTGTTGTGGAAAAGGCTGGGAG GTGATCTTGGGGTTCTTACAAATTATATTGTTGAATTTATTGCAAGTATAAGAGCTTTGGAATGGGCCCTGGATAATCAGAAGCTCAAGGGGATTCTGCAGACTGATTCTAAAGCTTGTGTTATCTCTTTGATGAATAAGCAGATACCATGGTTTCTGGTAGAAAAATGGCAAAGAGTCATTTCTGGCCTCCAATCTATTTGTTATAGGCATGTGTACAGGGGGTAA